acatgtgtgcctgctagttgagtggaatcgcattattccacccgcaacttttaaccccttatatctcgcagccaaagtctggcagcgagttgTATGTGCGCGTGGCATTTTTTTTATACACCATACatacaagtaaaactatacatgtttggtgcctacaaactcgcaccgacctcaggcatcacaacaacatattagttttacgatatagtgaacatggtgaattaaaTATCCAACAAAATATTGTGCATTAacactttttttgcagcttttccatacttggaattttttggttgttttccagtacactatatggtaaattttATGGtttgtttaatttaaaagtacaacttgtcccgcaaaaaaaacaagccctcgtaggaggaaaaataaaaaaagggaaaatgcTCTGGGCCTGAAAAGGTTAACAATCAAAATAAATTACATAtcgatttacctttttttttaacaGGAATATGAACAACGTGAGGCGCTTCCAGAAGGGGACGCGAGGGGTGGAGAGATACAAGGAGTGGGCGCACAGAGTGTAAGTTTATTTTACATGCATCACAGAAAGATCACAGTACACCCAACACATCCACAGTACACCCAACAGATCCACACTACACCCAACACATCCAagcttattttattattttttttgttttattcaggCTTCCGATTCTGGGGCTCGTGGTAGAGTTGCTCCCAACCCCTCCTCCCATGGTCGTCGGCATAATCGTCGCGGCGGTCACAGTGTAAGTTGTTATTTTGTTTTTATCTATTTCATTGTCatttttgtgtaatttttttttgtttatctgtTTTCAACAGGCTTCACAGCGGGATCCTGACTCGGACGGTGAGGAGGCAGGATGTATcaacaacatcgacctcctcatcgatgaagttcgaGAGCGGGAGCCCCTGTGGAATATgggtgaccgccgccacgctgattcggtTGTAACCCGTAGACTATGGGAggaggtttgccgtgaagtggtgACAGGTTGGGAGGACCTCAATCCTAGAGCCCAGAATCGAGcaagtaagtattcacagttcagtaggttatgttgCAGGATGTAATGTTTTGTATACTAACCATTGTGTTTTCACTTTTCAGGGGAAAAAGTTCAGAACCGGTGGCGGtccatcagggatcgcttcaagaagGAGTTGAACAAAGAGATgctggccccgagtggatccggaggacgcgtaTTAAGATATAAGTATTTCAGAGTGTTGGCATTCCTCCGGACAACAATGGCGTACAGAAGGTAAATATTTCACACAACATCTACAAAGTTAAACTGTTTACATGTGTAACCTTTTTTTGAGTTTCAGCAAGAGACAGGCAATagcaatataattaatttatttttttttgtttcctttcttCCACAGCATTGTCTGCAGCACCTGGGAGCCAGCATCAAACCGTCCTGAAGCGATCCCAACACAGTCATCCACCGGAGAACACTTGGACAGACCCCACCCTTCTGCACCTTCCCTATCTTCTGGTCCCTCTGTCCCATCCACCAGCGCTGGAGCATCTGGTGAGGCTTCATTACATGAAGCTGCTGCTGACGAGGTagatttcccctaccccacccctctgacactgctgccctcagtagaacacctttgggttctaggCGTCAGCGTCAGAGGGCTCTGGataggagctatgcgcccgagttcttgcttctaaatgcagccttccagaacgcaatCAAATTGCTCTCCGAGCAAACCAGTGCTGCATTCAGACTGGTTCAAAACACTATTCAAAATAATACGCACTAatggtgcacgcgtctggacaggctgcatttagatgttaGAAAGTCGACCACTCATTGTTTTTTCCAAGCAGTCCTCGAGCGCATGGAAAACCCTTTTCCTgagcagcagatgcatgtaatgcaagccacccaGTATGCTCTGGCACAGGTTACCTCCCAACCACCTCCAACCACCCTAATTCCTGCCGCACCTGCCTCCCCTCCAGCCACTGTCCCTCCTCCCTCTCCTATACAATACCAGCATCCTGTCCCGTTCCAGCATCCAGCCCCATACCAGTTCCCAACATCTGTGCGTCCACTCCCTGCCCCACCTGTACCCCTGCCCAGTACCACCCGTCTCCTTCCATACCCATCCTGCCCCAACTACCACACTCTTCTTCAACCACCACCTCTTCTGTCCCCCAATCCCTCCACCCCtcaaatccttaccaaatcccatcccatctcctgttttTCCTCTTTGTTTCTCCACCACCACTACTTTACCTTTTCTTTCTTGTTTTCCTTCACCCTCACCAAAAtccaccctccatactcccactgtccaagtgttcccatctgacagccccagcccctccagtactatctccactcaAGAATTTTTAAATTTATAATTTTTCCATTAAAAAAATTAAGTTATATAATAAATAATACTTTATTGGTTTAAtgatttattgtgtgttttttttttttttaatcataagcaAAAATGTTATGTTATGAAGGTAAAATGTGGTTTAACAATAaaacaaattttttaaaaaaaaggtacaAGGTATAATAAAAGGAAGTAAACTTTAAAACAGTAATCAGAAATATTacgaatctaaggggtacttctcacatagcgagatcgctgctgagtcatggtttgtgtgacgcaccagtgacctcatcagagatctcgctgtgtgtgacactgagcagcgatctggcccctgctgtgaaatcgctgcttgttacacacagctatGGTTCTTTTTGTTGCTCGTTGCTCTtctgctgttaagcacacatcgctgtgtttgacagcgaaagaGCAGCGATCTtaacgtgcagggagcagggacccaGCGTCTGGAagatgcggacgctggtaaccaaggtacacatcgggtaactaagcaaagtggttt
This genomic window from Anomaloglossus baeobatrachus isolate aAnoBae1 chromosome 5 unlocalized genomic scaffold, aAnoBae1.hap1 SUPER_5_unloc_6, whole genome shotgun sequence contains:
- the LOC142259301 gene encoding uncharacterized protein LOC142259301, with the protein product MSSSGNPPAPSQQNEEYEQREALPEGDARGGEIQGVGAQSASDSGARGRVAPNPSSHGRRHNRRGGHSASQRDPDSDGEEAGCINNIDLLIDEVREREPLWNMGDRRHADSVVTRRLWEEVCREVVTGWEDLNPRAQNRAREKVQNRWRSIRDRFKKELNKEMLAPSGSGGRVLRYKYFRVLAFLRTTMAYRSKRQHCLQHLGASIKPS